One window from the genome of Eucalyptus grandis isolate ANBG69807.140 chromosome 7, ASM1654582v1, whole genome shotgun sequence encodes:
- the LOC120296180 gene encoding uncharacterized protein LOC120296180, producing MDLWLANFLAQNRGLPDFEQVASLLWEIWKARNHFIFRRVQKSPDQVIDSAFALASLQKRVHQKDLKGHSSWLSPNRSWQPPPLGTMKINLDGSFPTASHRGSIAGMARDHSGRLLGGITRSVSASSALETEIQALILSLHDLIQQELTDSNLLVESDSIVLVETLNRGRLPPWECRALFTECFDLLRRFSHLRVQHCRREANTLADWAAKAHGCGSLSSAWFVSPPQVMLDILCKDALAQGCFVFPT from the coding sequence ATGGACTTATGGTTAGCAAATTTTCTCGCTCAAAACAGAGGCTTACCAGACTTTGAGCAGGTTGCAAGCCTTCTTTGGGAAATCTGGAAGGCGCGGAATCACTTCATCTTTCGCCGCGTTCAGAAGTCCCCAGATCAGGTTATCGACTCTGCTTTTGCCCTGGCCTCTCTACAGAAACGAGTCCATCAAAAGGATTTAAAGGGCCATTCCTCTTGGCTGAGCCCCAATCGGTCTTGGCAACCTCCCCCGCTGGGCACGATGAAGATCAATCTGGACGGCTCCTTTCCCACGGCATCTCACAGAGGATCGATTGCTGGTATGGCCCGCGACCACTCGGGTAGACTGCTTGGTGGAATCACACGCTCTGTCTCTGCCTCCTCTGCTCTCGAGACCGAGATCCAGgcattaattttgtctcttcACGATCTGATTCAGCAAGAGTTAACAGATTCTAACCTGCTTGTGGAGTCCGACAGCATCGTCCTCGTTGAAACCCTAAATCGGGGTCGCCTGCCGCCGTGGGAGTGCCGCGCCCTCTTCACCGAGTGCTTTGATCTACTTCGCCGATTCTCTCATCTTCGTGTACAGCACTGCCGTCGGGAGGCTAATACCCTCGCAGATTGGGCAGCAAAGGCCCATGGCTGCGGATCCCTCTCTTCCGCTTGGTTTGTCTCCCCTCCCCAAGTTATGCTTGATATTCTCTGTAAAGACGCCCTCGCTCAGGGTTGCTTTGTATTTCCCACGTGA
- the LOC104455710 gene encoding cell number regulator 2: MDLPSPAPSAPPEPPTPPSPFRQRPPDYGQSASEYFADGTDPYMELYELRKARNDPEEEPAPISSGGRGGFSANPSSSPAPWSTGLCNCCDDFSSSCGVSSALYALMMCVTGCPCMYSCFYRSKLRGQYFLQERPCTDCCVHCCCEECALCQEYRQLKSLGFDPSIGWHGNMERQRRLAMPPGMEKGMKR; this comes from the exons ATGGATTTGCCATCTCCTGCACCGTCGGCGCCGCCAGAACCACCGACGCCACCCTCGCCTTTTCGTCAGCGGCCGCCAGACTACGGCCAATCGGCAAGCGAATACTTCGCCGATGGCACCGATCCGTACATGGAGTTATATGAACTGAGGAAGGCACGCAACGACCCGGAGGAAGAACCGGCCCCGATCAGTTCTGGTGGCAGGGGCGGCTTTTCGGCCAATCCTTCATCCTCTCCAGCCCCTTGGTCCACCGGCCTTTGCAACTGTTGCGACGACTTCAGCAGTT CGTGCGGGGTGAGCAGCGCACTGTACGCGCTGATGATGTGCGTGACGGGTTGTCCGTGCATGTATTCGTGCTTCTACCGATCGAAGTTGAGAGGGCAATACTTCCTGCAAGAGAGGCCGTGCACCGATTGCTGCGTCCACTGTTGCTGCGAGGAATGTGCCCTTTGCCAAGAATACAGACAGCTCAAGAGCCTTGGCTTTGATCCTTCCAtag GTTGGCACGGTAACATGGAAAGGCAGAGACGGCTCGCGATGCCTCCCGGCATGGAGAAGGGCATGAAGCGGTAG
- the LOC104453809 gene encoding uncharacterized protein LOC104453809 → MVSRLTPLQSGMATFDLDRREDECDVYYAELERQILELTAEEDEDEGFLETRHRGDVTRTYCNDATRANSLACSKGSGHFNSPEKRHTGSSVPNCISSSWQKSSGTGVFIPSIVKSRTRHASDQSASYGRKRIYRQVDQSENSNKYLSMTTWRSKREMRLSS, encoded by the exons ATGGTCTCCCGCCTCACTCCTCTCCAATCCGGCATGGCCACTTTCGACCTCGACCGGCGTGAGGACGAGTGTGATGTTTACTATGCTGAGCTCGAGAGGCAGATCCTCGAATTGACGGCCGAGGAAGACGAGGATGAGGGCTTTCTCGAAACCAGGCACCGGGGCGACGTCACTAGAACTTATTGTAATGACGCGACGAGGGCTAATTCCTTGGCTTGTTCAAAGGGTTCAGGCCATTTTAATTCGCCGGAGAAGAGGCACACTGGTTCTTCCGTGCCGAACTGCATTTCAAGCTCGTGGCAGAAGAGCAGCGGGACTGGCGTTTTCATTCCTAGCATCGTCAAGTCAAGAACGCGGCACGCGTCGG ATCAGAGCGCAAGCTATGGGAGGAAAAGGATTTACAGGCAAGTGGATCAGAGCGAGAACAGCAACAAGTACTTGTCGATGACGACTTGGAGGTCTAAAAGAGAGATGAGGCTGTCCAGTTAA